One Nostoc sp. UHCC 0302 DNA window includes the following coding sequences:
- a CDS encoding Mu transposase C-terminal domain-containing protein yields MADKQFEFTEELTQAPDAIFLDKSNFVVDPSQIILEASDRHKLTFNLIQWLAESPNRTIKSQRKQAVANTLGVSTRQVERLLKQYHDDKLSESAGVQRSDKGKHRVSEDWQEFIKAIYEESIKNKHPISPASIVREVKRHAIVDLKLKPGDYPHQATVYRILDPLIAQHKQKTKVRNPGSGSWMTVVTRDGQLLRADFSNQIIQCDHTKLDILIVDSDGNLLSDRPWLTTIVDTYSSCVVGFRLWIKQPGSTEVALALRHAILPKNYPDDYKLNKVWEICGTPFQYFFTDGGKDFRSKHLKAIGKKLGFQCELRDRPPEGGVVERIFKTINTQVLKDLPGYTGTNVQERPKNAEKEACLTIQDIDKILASFFCDIYNHEPYPKDPRETRFERWFTGMGGKLPEPLDERELDICLMKEAQRVVQAHGSIQFENLIYRGESLNAYRGEFVKLRYDPDHILTLYIYSCETNDNLEDFLGYAHAVNMDTHDLSIEELKALNKERSQARKEHFNYDALLALGKRKELVEERKELEFRLSNKKRPSNAELKKTGFRDENLEY; encoded by the coding sequence ATGGCAGACAAACAATTTGAATTCACAGAAGAATTAACACAAGCTCCAGATGCAATTTTTCTTGACAAGAGTAATTTTGTTGTAGATCCATCCCAAATTATTCTGGAAGCATCAGATAGGCATAAACTGACATTTAATCTGATCCAGTGGCTTGCTGAATCACCGAATCGCACGATTAAGTCTCAGAGAAAGCAGGCTGTTGCAAATACTCTTGGTGTTTCTACTCGCCAGGTGGAACGTCTCCTCAAGCAATACCATGATGACAAGTTATCAGAATCAGCAGGAGTACAACGCTCAGATAAGGGAAAACATCGAGTCAGCGAAGACTGGCAAGAATTTATCAAAGCAATTTATGAAGAAAGTATTAAAAATAAACATCCAATTTCACCAGCATCTATAGTTCGCGAAGTAAAGCGACACGCGATCGTTGACCTTAAGCTCAAACCAGGAGATTATCCTCATCAAGCTACTGTTTATAGGATTTTAGATCCTTTAATTGCACAACATAAACAGAAGACAAAAGTCAGAAATCCGGGTTCGGGATCTTGGATGACAGTTGTAACACGAGATGGGCAACTACTGAGGGCTGATTTTAGTAATCAAATTATTCAATGCGACCATACTAAGTTGGATATTCTCATAGTTGATAGTGATGGTAATTTATTGTCTGACCGTCCTTGGCTAACTACTATTGTGGATACTTATTCAAGCTGTGTTGTTGGTTTCCGCTTATGGATCAAACAACCAGGTTCTACAGAGGTGGCTTTAGCTTTAAGACACGCTATTTTGCCCAAAAACTATCCTGATGATTATAAGTTAAATAAAGTTTGGGAAATATGCGGGACTCCTTTTCAATATTTTTTTACTGATGGTGGAAAAGATTTTCGCTCAAAACATCTTAAAGCCATTGGTAAGAAACTAGGATTTCAGTGTGAACTACGCGATCGCCCTCCCGAAGGCGGTGTTGTAGAACGCATATTTAAAACTATTAATACTCAAGTTCTCAAAGATTTACCTGGTTATACAGGGACAAATGTTCAGGAACGTCCCAAAAATGCAGAGAAAGAAGCGTGTTTGACAATACAAGATATAGACAAGATCCTAGCTAGCTTCTTTTGTGATATTTATAACCACGAACCATATCCGAAAGATCCCCGCGAAACAAGATTTGAGCGCTGGTTTACAGGGATGGGAGGAAAATTGCCTGAACCTTTGGATGAGCGAGAATTAGATATCTGTTTGATGAAAGAAGCGCAACGAGTTGTTCAAGCGCATGGATCTATACAGTTTGAGAACCTGATTTATCGAGGAGAATCACTCAATGCATATAGAGGTGAATTTGTAAAGCTTAGATATGATCCAGACCATATCCTGACTTTATATATCTACAGTTGCGAAACTAATGATAATTTAGAAGATTTCTTGGGTTATGCTCATGCCGTGAACATGGATACTCATGATTTGAGTATAGAAGAATTGAAAGCCTTGAATAAAGAGCGAAGTCAAGCTCGTAAGGAGCATTTTAACTATGATGCCTTATTAGCATTAGGTAAACGGAAGGAACTTGTAGAGGAACGTAAAGAACTGGAGTTTAGACTAAGCAACAAGAAACGACCCAGCAACGCTGAGTTGAAAAAAACAGGCTTCAGGGATGAAAATTTAGAGTACTAA
- the dprA gene encoding DNA-processing protein DprA — MVEESAYWLAWSQISGIGPVLLRRLQQHFGTLATAWEANKAQLGEVEGFGFQTLEKIIQQRSRLHPEQLFIKHQQENPNFWTPADADYPRLLLETPSPPAILYYRGEVELQENLGQKTLVGIVGTRQPTDYGIRWTRQISTALAKNGFTVVSGMAEGIDTESHIAAIKAGGRTIAVLGTGVDVIYPHKNRDLYKQILSAGLVVSEYPAKTPPDRTHFPRRNRIIAGLSRAILVMEAPLKSGALITATYANDFGRDIYALPGRLDDHPSQGCLKLLSQGASFIFKELDELLTMLGGVPQLDVVETSQTPEQLNLPNLSPELKKVMNVFTCDALPFDFIVQQTGMSVGLVSSTLLQLELMGLISQQPGMHYQKN, encoded by the coding sequence GTGGTGGAAGAAAGCGCATATTGGCTAGCCTGGTCGCAAATTTCTGGGATTGGGCCAGTATTGCTGCGAAGGCTGCAACAGCATTTTGGCACGCTAGCAACAGCTTGGGAAGCTAACAAGGCTCAGTTAGGAGAAGTTGAGGGTTTTGGTTTTCAGACATTAGAAAAAATCATACAACAGCGATCGCGTCTGCACCCAGAACAACTATTCATTAAGCACCAGCAGGAAAACCCCAATTTTTGGACACCAGCAGACGCAGATTATCCCCGCTTGTTACTAGAAACTCCCAGTCCACCAGCGATTTTATACTATCGTGGTGAAGTTGAACTGCAAGAAAATCTTGGGCAAAAAACTTTAGTTGGCATTGTGGGAACACGCCAACCTACAGATTACGGCATCCGTTGGACTCGGCAAATTAGCACAGCTTTGGCTAAAAATGGTTTTACGGTTGTCTCTGGTATGGCAGAGGGAATTGACACAGAAAGCCACATTGCAGCTATCAAAGCAGGTGGACGGACGATCGCAGTTTTAGGAACGGGTGTTGATGTGATCTATCCCCATAAAAATCGGGATCTGTACAAGCAGATTTTGAGTGCTGGCTTAGTTGTGAGTGAATATCCTGCAAAAACTCCACCAGATCGCACCCACTTCCCCCGGCGTAACAGAATTATCGCAGGTTTAAGCCGCGCCATTCTTGTGATGGAAGCACCTTTAAAATCTGGTGCTTTAATTACCGCAACCTATGCCAATGATTTCGGCCGAGATATCTATGCATTGCCTGGGAGACTAGATGATCATCCATCTCAAGGGTGTTTAAAGTTATTAAGTCAAGGAGCATCTTTCATTTTTAAGGAACTAGACGAACTGTTAACTATGCTAGGAGGAGTACCACAACTTGATGTAGTTGAAACATCTCAAACACCGGAACAATTAAATTTGCCAAACTTATCGCCAGAACTGAAAAAAGTAATGAATGTGTTTACCTGCGATGCTTTGCCTTTCGATTTTATTGTTCAACAAACTGGTATGTCTGTTGGCTTAGTTTCCAGCACTTTATTACAGTTAGAACTTATGGGTTTAATTTCACAACAACCAGGAATGCACTATCAAAAAAATTAA
- a CDS encoding polysaccharide biosynthesis tyrosine autokinase — protein MVKSERYLHPLSQANQTQLNVDEDELNLSHILTILRRRILLIVGIASVVATAAVLKAETDPPVYQGSFEILTKPLTGENKVIANVPQTINSQDELGSSEQDKQTATTIKVLQSHIILDPIIEKLQLQYPDITYDEVLNDLTIESKEPNVLTVEYIHADQKQVSDFSKLLADAYLNYSLADRQADVDQAIEFVNKQRQPIEQRVKFWQNKLRDLRLDNNLIDPVQRGQQLASQIAAVQQQRIDTRVQLEQMVARYQDLQRELAQEPGERAANSVLSENTRYQKILDQIQSADIAIQQQAAVFTDENPRMVTLKQTKAYLLPLLAQEETRVKKEFQSQIRNLSARDISLEEKMRELNSEVRNLANISRDYSNVDRELGIVTAALNQFTQKQQSLQIEKAQKQQPWKLLDPKLAQVNEPAAVSSGAKRNLLVGGIVGLLLGIVAALVVDKLSNIFYTPKELKDSTRLPLLGIVPLRKELGTATQENLAGGVQQAGRASFFEVFRSLYTNILLLGSDAPIRSLVISSPGQGDGKSTVAVQLAQAAAAMGQRVLLVDANLRAPSLHNRVGIMNIQGLTDVISQDLDWNNVIERSPLEENLFVMSAGPIPPDSVRLLASQKMQDLMDNLHTNFDLVIYDTPPLLGFADAYLLAANTNGMVLVAGLGKLKRTELYQALEEIQISGTPVLGIIANKSKDALPTSYNYYQQQSIQSRSLEQVREDAGVGNANSLSISSSLRRSRRR, from the coding sequence ATGGTAAAGTCAGAAAGATATCTTCACCCATTGTCGCAAGCTAACCAAACTCAACTAAATGTTGATGAAGATGAGTTGAATCTGAGTCACATTTTAACTATTCTGCGTCGACGAATATTGTTAATTGTTGGTATAGCATCTGTAGTAGCAACAGCAGCGGTATTGAAGGCAGAAACAGATCCTCCAGTATATCAAGGCTCGTTCGAGATTTTAACCAAGCCTTTAACTGGTGAGAATAAGGTTATAGCCAATGTTCCTCAAACAATAAATTCTCAAGACGAGCTGGGCTCTTCTGAGCAAGACAAACAAACTGCAACCACAATTAAAGTTTTACAAAGTCATATCATACTAGATCCCATTATTGAAAAGCTTCAGCTTCAGTATCCAGACATAACTTACGATGAAGTTCTCAATGATTTAACTATTGAATCTAAGGAACCAAATGTTTTAACAGTCGAATATATCCATGCAGATCAAAAGCAAGTTAGCGATTTTTCAAAGTTACTAGCTGATGCTTATTTAAACTATAGTCTCGCAGATCGCCAAGCAGATGTAGATCAAGCTATTGAGTTTGTTAACAAACAAAGACAACCCATAGAACAGAGAGTTAAATTCTGGCAAAATAAACTACGAGATTTACGATTAGATAATAACTTAATTGACCCAGTGCAGAGAGGTCAACAGTTAGCTAGTCAAATTGCTGCTGTTCAGCAACAGCGAATCGACACACGTGTACAGCTAGAACAAATGGTAGCTAGGTATCAAGATTTACAAAGGGAGTTAGCGCAAGAGCCAGGTGAGAGGGCTGCTAATTCTGTTCTGAGTGAGAACACCCGCTACCAAAAAATATTAGATCAAATACAGTCAGCAGATATTGCAATTCAACAACAGGCTGCCGTTTTCACGGATGAAAATCCCAGAATGGTGACTTTAAAACAAACGAAAGCGTACTTATTGCCATTACTTGCTCAAGAAGAGACACGGGTAAAGAAAGAGTTTCAAAGCCAGATTAGAAATTTGTCAGCGCGAGACATATCTCTAGAAGAGAAAATGCGAGAACTCAATAGTGAAGTGAGGAATTTAGCAAATATTAGCCGCGATTATAGTAATGTTGATCGGGAATTAGGAATTGTCACCGCTGCCCTGAACCAATTTACACAAAAACAACAATCGTTGCAGATTGAAAAAGCTCAAAAGCAACAACCTTGGAAGTTACTAGATCCTAAATTAGCTCAAGTCAATGAGCCGGCTGCTGTCTCAAGTGGTGCTAAGAGAAACTTATTGGTGGGTGGTATTGTAGGTTTGTTATTGGGTATAGTAGCAGCTTTAGTAGTGGATAAACTAAGCAATATCTTCTACACTCCCAAAGAACTTAAAGATTCTACGAGACTCCCACTATTAGGAATAGTTCCTTTAAGAAAAGAACTTGGGACAGCGACACAAGAAAATTTAGCTGGAGGAGTGCAACAAGCAGGCCGTGCATCCTTTTTTGAAGTTTTTCGCTCCCTTTACACGAACATTTTACTTTTGGGTTCAGATGCTCCTATTCGCTCTCTTGTCATTAGTTCACCAGGACAAGGAGACGGCAAGTCTACAGTTGCTGTACAGCTAGCACAGGCAGCAGCGGCAATGGGACAACGAGTATTACTGGTAGATGCCAATTTACGCGCTCCCAGCTTACACAATCGAGTCGGAATCATGAACATTCAGGGATTGACCGATGTGATTTCTCAAGACTTAGACTGGAATAATGTAATTGAGCGATCGCCTTTAGAAGAAAACCTGTTTGTAATGAGTGCCGGCCCAATTCCGCCTGACTCAGTTAGATTGCTGGCATCTCAAAAAATGCAAGATTTGATGGATAATCTCCATACCAATTTTGACTTAGTAATTTATGACACGCCACCTCTTCTAGGCTTTGCAGATGCTTACTTATTAGCTGCTAATACTAACGGTATGGTGCTAGTAGCTGGTTTAGGTAAACTGAAACGAACTGAACTATACCAAGCATTGGAAGAAATTCAGATATCTGGCACTCCTGTTTTAGGCATCATAGCGAACAAGTCTAAAGATGCTCTGCCTACTTCTTACAACTATTATCAGCAGCAATCCATACAGAGCAGAAGCTTGGAACAGGTTCGTGAAGATGCAGGTGTTGGCAATGCTAATTCCCTGTCAATATCTTCTTCTTTGAGAAGAAGTAGAAGACGTTAA
- a CDS encoding DUF2301 domain-containing membrane protein — MTTQTLSAPEVYQGQFGEFTITQSDRTGVIIYRAGLMVAALSFAIGSALVLFSNNPNVVTALTPLYACFSLALGVSLFTIHIYMAVLHRALQVFWAIGSIAAVLVALFSSNEALAVTVYNHPITLFGIGFTFVALTGIYFKEAFCFNRLETKVLTLTVPLLLLGHLVNILPTQWEQILLGVWAILFLVFALRKTVQVIPADIGDKSVFAYLKEQGSAKV, encoded by the coding sequence ATGACTACGCAAACACTATCTGCACCAGAAGTTTATCAAGGTCAGTTTGGGGAATTTACAATTACTCAAAGCGATCGCACTGGCGTAATTATCTACCGCGCTGGGTTAATGGTAGCCGCACTTAGCTTTGCCATAGGCAGTGCTTTGGTTTTATTCAGCAATAATCCGAATGTTGTCACGGCGCTAACACCTCTATATGCGTGTTTTAGTCTGGCTCTCGGTGTTAGTTTATTTACCATTCATATTTATATGGCAGTACTGCACCGAGCGTTGCAAGTTTTTTGGGCGATCGGTAGCATTGCAGCAGTGCTAGTGGCATTGTTTAGTAGTAATGAAGCTTTGGCTGTCACCGTTTATAATCACCCTATTACCTTATTCGGAATAGGTTTTACCTTTGTTGCTTTGACAGGGATTTATTTCAAAGAAGCTTTTTGCTTCAATCGTTTAGAAACTAAGGTATTAACCCTAACAGTACCATTACTCTTACTAGGACATTTAGTCAATATTTTACCAACTCAGTGGGAACAGATTTTATTAGGAGTTTGGGCGATTTTGTTTTTAGTGTTTGCTCTGCGTAAAACAGTGCAAGTAATTCCGGCTGATATTGGAGATAAGTCTGTATTTGCTTATTTAAAAGAACAAGGTTCAGCTAAGGTTTAA
- a CDS encoding ElyC/SanA/YdcF family protein — protein sequence MQKKNRQHLKLPKIRLIKRQEIWTFTAQGWIIFLLIFFYLMVFTITHLHPFLAVTSPIKAADALVIEGWVPDYGIEQALAEFNSGSYRLIFTTGTNIERGSYLTGYKNLAEVAAATLKKLGLAPEKVVVVPTPPVTKDRSYASAAEIRRWLSNSDVKIESVNLLSWDVHSRRSWLLFKKTLEPKIKVGVIAAKTTNYDSNKWWVSSEGFRTIISETIAYIYARFLSWKT from the coding sequence ATGCAGAAAAAAAATCGCCAGCATCTAAAGTTACCCAAAATTAGGTTAATAAAACGCCAAGAAATATGGACATTTACGGCTCAGGGATGGATAATATTTCTCCTAATTTTTTTCTATTTAATGGTTTTTACAATTACTCATTTACACCCATTTCTTGCTGTTACTTCACCCATCAAAGCAGCAGATGCATTAGTTATTGAAGGATGGGTTCCAGACTATGGGATAGAACAAGCATTGGCAGAATTTAATAGTGGTTCTTATCGCTTAATTTTTACTACAGGAACCAATATAGAGAGAGGAAGTTATCTAACTGGATACAAAAATTTAGCAGAAGTTGCAGCCGCCACTCTCAAAAAACTCGGTTTAGCACCAGAGAAAGTGGTAGTCGTACCGACACCTCCCGTTACTAAGGATCGCAGTTATGCATCTGCTGCCGAAATTCGCCGTTGGCTATCAAATTCAGATGTCAAGATAGAATCAGTTAATCTTCTTTCTTGGGACGTTCACTCTCGTAGAAGTTGGTTATTATTCAAAAAAACACTTGAACCTAAAATTAAAGTGGGTGTGATTGCGGCAAAAACCACAAATTACGATTCAAATAAGTGGTGGGTTTCTAGCGAAGGTTTCCGGACAATTATTTCTGAAACTATCGCTTATATTTATGCTCGTTTTTTGAGTTGGAAAACCTAA
- a CDS encoding nucleotidyltransferase family protein — MKILFKHDNTENQETKTRLEIELILCCSRTQVDTSTVERIKALVQQDLNWTYIIPTAVFHKVMPLLYQNLSTICPEQVPKPALAQLKDYFQTNLKRNLWLTGELIKLLNLLESQEIYVIPIKGAILAVSAYGNITLRQFNDIDILVRQQDALRARDILVSQGYESSYNFTRKQEVRRLKSPYCKDNNYHHRDTGVNIDFHWQLLQRYLSFPLEHEGLWKRQKSISLAGKKTLNLSPEDNLLFLCIHGSRDRWNRLQLIVDIATLIRISKDIDWGLVIEQARILGCMRRLLLGTFLANNLLETELPEEILQRIQIEPEIESLAIEVCERLFSQSDEIPKLFDKSFFDIRIRERLKDKVQYSIYQSILVFARSNGLFPAWI; from the coding sequence ATGAAAATCTTATTTAAGCACGATAACACTGAAAACCAAGAAACTAAAACTCGGCTTGAAATTGAGCTAATTCTTTGTTGTAGCCGTACTCAGGTAGATACATCAACTGTTGAGCGAATTAAAGCCCTAGTTCAACAAGACCTCAATTGGACTTATATTATTCCAACAGCAGTTTTCCACAAAGTAATGCCCCTGCTGTACCAAAACCTCAGTACCATTTGCCCCGAACAAGTTCCAAAACCTGCTTTAGCTCAACTCAAAGATTATTTTCAAACCAATCTTAAACGTAACTTATGGCTGACTGGCGAACTAATTAAACTCCTGAATCTGCTGGAATCTCAGGAAATCTATGTGATTCCAATTAAAGGAGCAATCTTGGCTGTTTCAGCTTACGGCAATATTACACTTCGACAGTTTAACGATATAGATATTTTAGTTCGGCAGCAAGATGCCTTAAGAGCTAGGGATATTCTTGTTTCTCAAGGATATGAGAGTTCATACAACTTTACTCGTAAGCAGGAAGTCAGGCGATTAAAATCTCCATACTGTAAAGATAATAACTATCATCATAGAGATACTGGAGTTAATATAGATTTTCACTGGCAACTTTTACAGAGATATCTATCCTTTCCACTTGAACACGAAGGTCTTTGGAAACGGCAGAAAAGTATATCTTTGGCTGGTAAAAAAACACTCAATCTTTCACCAGAAGATAATCTTTTGTTTCTCTGCATACATGGTTCTAGAGACCGTTGGAATCGATTGCAATTGATTGTTGACATAGCGACATTAATTCGTATTTCAAAAGATATAGATTGGGGGTTAGTTATAGAGCAAGCCAGGATATTGGGTTGTATGAGAAGATTATTACTAGGTACATTTTTAGCCAATAATTTATTAGAAACAGAACTTCCAGAAGAAATTTTGCAAAGGATACAAATTGAACCTGAGATAGAATCGCTTGCTATAGAAGTATGCGAAAGGCTTTTTAGTCAATCTGATGAAATACCCAAGCTTTTTGATAAATCTTTTTTTGATATTAGAATTAGGGAACGTCTAAAAGACAAAGTTCAGTACAGTATTTATCAGTCGATTTTAGTCTTTGCTAGAAGTAATGGGTTATTCCCAGCCTGGATATAA
- a CDS encoding SAM-dependent chlorinase/fluorinase, translated as MSKNQIGQQRLLTLLTDFGDRDVYVGVMKGVIAQINPVLAVVDLTHQIPPQSLATARFCLMNAYPYFPIGTVHVAVVDPGVGGNRRAIAVEFSQGFLIGPDNGIFSGVLTQSPAITAVELTNLNYWRTPQPSRTFHGRDIFAPVGANLASGVPLKQLGQEIDPATLVQLDVGVCYQTTTGATGCIQYIDSFGNLVSNIPGNYVQGKTWCVQAAGLTIPGCETYSDVKLGEVIAIIGSHGWVEIAINSGNAHLQLQINLQDTLEMIIH; from the coding sequence ATGTCTAAAAATCAGATAGGTCAACAACGACTCCTAACTTTGCTGACCGACTTTGGCGATCGCGATGTATATGTAGGTGTGATGAAAGGAGTAATTGCCCAAATCAATCCTGTATTAGCTGTAGTAGACTTAACACATCAGATTCCGCCGCAAAGCCTTGCTACAGCTAGATTTTGCCTGATGAATGCTTACCCTTATTTCCCGATTGGAACAGTCCATGTGGCGGTGGTAGATCCTGGCGTGGGTGGTAATCGAAGAGCGATCGCTGTAGAATTTTCTCAGGGCTTTTTGATAGGGCCAGATAATGGCATATTTAGTGGGGTACTTACTCAAAGTCCGGCAATTACAGCCGTTGAGCTTACAAATCTTAATTATTGGAGAACCCCCCAACCCAGCCGGACATTTCATGGTAGAGATATCTTTGCACCAGTGGGAGCTAATCTCGCCAGTGGTGTTCCTCTCAAACAGCTAGGACAAGAGATTGATCCAGCAACTTTAGTACAGTTAGATGTAGGCGTTTGCTACCAAACAACAACTGGTGCAACGGGGTGTATTCAATATATAGATAGTTTTGGTAATTTAGTCAGCAACATTCCAGGCAATTATGTACAAGGCAAAACCTGGTGTGTGCAAGCCGCTGGGTTGACTATTCCAGGGTGTGAAACTTACAGTGATGTGAAGTTAGGAGAAGTGATCGCGATCATTGGCAGTCACGGTTGGGTAGAAATTGCCATTAATAGCGGTAATGCTCACTTACAGTTGCAGATCAACTTGCAAGATACTTTAGAAATGATTATTCACTAA
- a CDS encoding alpha/beta hydrolase, translated as MSLLIAWITKYYYRLLLCLFGCLIFLLLDSFLGLMPTFAAEKIVVRYGLFEQSLPIADIRKYGETKEVSGDLQSFLSYLNAKEQQQLQDALQVKMSLDIAALNKLTDTTIGKQILSVVSQAVARRDQAGVQALRSAIILGAKSQEGLGIISFLEAYPSNRLVIDLPKATKLVSMANLSSSSSDTSPKDNLSSSPIWQIALQYQILATQGKQYLGCLYGDSISAELGNSLGEGTFNFGLNGLSTISLVEQLQRLIPAKVKCQKAIIAVGGNDALYGMSDDLFSKKLQEAIALVRTMGTKEIFLIPAFYSTVAASLDPTVAAPLPKVEQINALINQVAAKEQIPVAAEGIAPLYENNVLKDNLTSDGDHLNAEGIKIYRQALLEILGKQ; from the coding sequence ATGTCATTGCTAATAGCTTGGATTACGAAATATTACTATCGTCTTCTTTTATGCTTATTTGGTTGCTTAATATTTTTACTTCTGGATAGTTTTCTTGGCTTAATGCCTACTTTCGCAGCCGAAAAAATTGTTGTCAGGTATGGGTTGTTTGAACAATCGCTTCCGATAGCAGATATACGAAAGTATGGGGAAACAAAAGAGGTTTCAGGCGATTTACAATCTTTTTTAAGTTATCTCAACGCTAAAGAGCAACAGCAACTACAAGATGCTTTGCAAGTGAAAATGTCACTTGATATTGCGGCATTAAATAAGTTAACAGATACTACGATCGGTAAGCAAATTTTATCTGTTGTTTCGCAAGCTGTTGCACGTCGTGATCAAGCCGGTGTACAAGCACTGAGGTCTGCCATTATCTTGGGTGCAAAATCACAAGAAGGTTTAGGAATAATCAGCTTTTTAGAAGCTTATCCTAGTAATCGATTAGTCATTGATTTGCCAAAAGCTACCAAATTAGTAAGCATGGCAAATTTATCTTCTAGTTCATCTGATACCTCACCAAAGGACAATCTTAGTTCCTCGCCTATATGGCAAATTGCACTCCAATATCAGATACTCGCTACTCAAGGAAAACAATATTTAGGCTGTTTGTATGGCGATTCTATTTCTGCTGAACTTGGCAATTCTCTTGGAGAAGGTACTTTTAATTTTGGCTTAAATGGTTTGAGTACAATTTCACTTGTTGAACAACTACAACGTTTAATTCCTGCCAAAGTTAAATGCCAAAAAGCAATTATTGCTGTAGGAGGTAATGATGCTTTATATGGAATGAGTGATGATTTATTTAGTAAGAAGCTGCAAGAGGCAATCGCACTTGTTAGGACAATGGGAACTAAGGAAATTTTTCTCATTCCTGCTTTTTATTCAACAGTTGCCGCCAGTTTAGATCCAACTGTAGCAGCCCCACTGCCCAAAGTCGAACAAATTAACGCTTTGATTAATCAAGTTGCAGCCAAAGAGCAAATACCAGTTGCGGCAGAAGGCATAGCACCTTTGTATGAAAATAATGTACTCAAAGATAATTTAACAAGTGATGGTGACCATCTCAATGCAGAAGGTATAAAAATTTATCGACAAGCATTATTAGAAATACTAGGCAAGCAATAG
- a CDS encoding SpoIID/LytB domain-containing protein produces MKFQLLLGSLFSQIQGRYWWISILLWIALVAPAQASVILRVAIEKDVNQVRVGSSTTATVKDSTGRSLGQLPAMSAFYAQSVPGGVALDKWQSGLFWIEPTGKGFVYIGNRWYRGRTLVVPTQKGLTAVNWVDDQEYLYSVLGGEMDASWPQEALKAQAIAARTYALYEREKQRKNPIYDLGNTPDRWQIYKGVISESPATYTAVDSTQGQVLTYQNKIILSVFHACSGGHTENVEDVWGNVLPYLRAVQDYDQNISECNWVKTFSPAEISAKFPDLGNVKDMVAETYSPFRSVKVLKIVGDRGAKVLQGEDVRTALRLKSTRFSVSKAADGSFVLQGLGFGHALGMSQWGAYNLARRGVNHLQILGHYYQGVSLTPIQAK; encoded by the coding sequence ATGAAATTCCAACTGTTGTTAGGCTCTTTATTTTCCCAGATTCAAGGACGTTATTGGTGGATAAGTATCCTATTGTGGATTGCTTTGGTTGCCCCAGCTCAAGCGTCTGTAATCCTGCGCGTGGCAATTGAAAAGGATGTCAATCAGGTTAGAGTAGGCAGTTCTACAACTGCAACAGTTAAGGATAGCACAGGTCGTAGCCTTGGACAGTTGCCAGCGATGAGTGCTTTTTATGCCCAATCAGTTCCTGGCGGAGTTGCTTTGGATAAGTGGCAATCTGGTTTATTTTGGATTGAACCCACTGGTAAGGGATTTGTTTATATTGGCAATCGTTGGTACCGAGGCAGAACTCTCGTTGTCCCCACACAAAAAGGCTTAACAGCTGTTAATTGGGTAGATGATCAAGAATATCTCTACAGCGTTCTCGGTGGTGAAATGGATGCTAGCTGGCCCCAAGAAGCCTTAAAAGCCCAAGCGATCGCCGCTCGTACTTATGCCCTTTACGAACGGGAAAAACAGCGTAAAAATCCCATTTATGATTTAGGCAATACCCCTGATCGCTGGCAAATTTATAAAGGCGTCATTAGTGAATCTCCAGCTACTTACACCGCAGTAGATTCCACACAAGGACAGGTACTAACTTACCAAAATAAAATTATCCTCTCAGTCTTCCACGCTTGTTCTGGAGGACATACTGAAAACGTAGAAGATGTTTGGGGAAATGTCCTACCTTACCTGCGTGCTGTTCAAGACTATGATCAAAACATCAGCGAATGTAATTGGGTGAAAACCTTCTCACCTGCGGAAATTAGCGCTAAATTTCCTGATCTGGGCAATGTCAAGGATATGGTTGCAGAAACTTACTCGCCTTTCCGCAGTGTTAAAGTCTTGAAAATTGTCGGCGATCGGGGTGCAAAAGTGCTACAAGGCGAAGATGTGCGTACAGCGCTCAGGCTTAAAAGTACTCGTTTTAGCGTTTCTAAAGCAGCAGATGGTAGTTTTGTACTCCAAGGGTTAGGCTTCGGTCATGCTTTAGGCATGAGCCAGTGGGGAGCCTACAATCTAGCTCGGCGAGGAGTGAACCACCTGCAAATTTTAGGGCATTATTACCAAGGCGTGTCCCTGACACCAATTCAGGCGAAGTGA